One window of Nocardia sp. NBC_00508 genomic DNA carries:
- a CDS encoding tripartite tricarboxylate transporter permease, which yields MGLDNLIEGFGTALTPTHLLLAAIGVLLGTAIGVLPGIGPAMAVALLLPITYSVEPTGAFIMFAGIYYGGMFGGSTTSILLNTPGETAAVVTAIEGHPMARRGRGAQALAAAAIGHFIGGIAGSLLLVVLAPAVADLAVNIGAPDYFAIMLLAFIAVTSVLGSSRVRGFASLGLGLTLGLIGLDPITGQQRLTFGALQLADGIDVIVVAVGLFAVGEALWVAAHLRHRTAQPIPVGRPWLSKQDVARSWKPWLRGPLIGFPFGSVPAGGAEIPTFLSYAIEKRLSKHRDEFGKGAIEGVAGPEATASASAAGTLTTMLTLGLPTTATAAVMLAAFQQYGIQPGPLLFQRESELVWTLIASLFIGTTLLLALNLPLAPVWAKLLSIPRPYLYAGILFFATVGAYAISADLVDLVLLLVIGVIGFVMRRFGLPLLPAIIGVILGPNAEQQMRRALQISDGDLGGLVSTWFSVAVYTLIAMILLWPLIAKAIRLVRGRRGSGAGRTGGGTAADAEPVAVDT from the coding sequence ATGGGACTGGATAACCTGATCGAGGGCTTCGGCACCGCGCTGACCCCGACACATCTTTTGCTTGCGGCGATCGGGGTGCTGCTCGGCACCGCGATCGGAGTGCTGCCCGGTATCGGGCCGGCGATGGCGGTGGCGCTGTTGCTGCCGATCACCTACAGCGTGGAGCCGACCGGCGCGTTCATCATGTTCGCCGGGATCTACTACGGCGGCATGTTCGGCGGTTCCACCACGTCGATCCTGCTGAACACACCCGGCGAGACCGCAGCGGTGGTGACCGCGATCGAGGGCCATCCGATGGCGCGGCGGGGGCGCGGCGCGCAGGCGCTGGCAGCCGCGGCGATCGGGCACTTCATCGGCGGTATCGCGGGCTCGCTGCTGCTGGTGGTGCTGGCGCCTGCGGTCGCCGATCTCGCGGTGAACATCGGCGCACCGGACTATTTCGCGATCATGCTGCTGGCGTTCATCGCGGTCACCTCGGTGCTCGGCAGCTCCCGAGTACGCGGATTCGCCTCGCTCGGCCTCGGTTTGACGCTCGGCCTGATCGGGCTCGACCCGATCACTGGGCAGCAGCGGCTGACCTTCGGCGCACTGCAACTGGCCGACGGCATCGACGTGATCGTGGTCGCGGTCGGGCTGTTCGCGGTCGGCGAGGCGCTGTGGGTGGCCGCTCATCTGCGCCATCGCACCGCCCAGCCGATTCCGGTCGGCAGGCCCTGGCTGAGCAAGCAGGACGTGGCGCGGTCGTGGAAACCCTGGCTGCGCGGACCGCTCATCGGATTCCCGTTCGGCTCGGTCCCAGCGGGCGGAGCGGAGATTCCGACGTTCCTGTCCTACGCGATCGAGAAGCGGTTGTCGAAGCACCGCGACGAATTCGGCAAGGGCGCCATCGAGGGCGTCGCCGGACCCGAGGCCACCGCAAGCGCGTCAGCGGCGGGCACGCTGACCACGATGCTCACCCTCGGCCTGCCGACGACGGCGACCGCGGCGGTGATGCTCGCGGCCTTCCAGCAGTACGGCATCCAGCCGGGACCGTTGCTGTTCCAGCGGGAATCGGAACTGGTATGGACCCTCATCGCGAGCCTGTTCATCGGAACGACCCTGCTGCTCGCGCTGAATCTGCCGCTGGCGCCGGTCTGGGCGAAGCTACTGTCGATTCCGCGCCCGTACCTCTACGCGGGGATTCTGTTCTTCGCCACCGTCGGTGCGTACGCGATCAGCGCTGATCTGGTCGATCTGGTTCTGCTGCTGGTGATCGGCGTCATCGGTTTCGTCATGCGCCGATTCGGGCTGCCGCTGCTGCCGGCGATCATCGGGGTAATCCTCGGACCGAACGCGGAACAGCAGATGCGGCGGGCGCTACAGATCAGCGACGGCGACCTCGGCGGATTGGTAAGCACCTGGTTCTCCGTGGCGGTGTACACGCTGATCGCGATGATCCTGTTGTGGCCGCTGATCGCAAAAGCGATCCGATTGGTGCGCGGCCGAAGGGGTTCCGGCGCTGGCAGGACAGGGGGTGGGACAGCCGCGGATGCCGAACCGGTGGCCGTCGATACGTAA
- a CDS encoding ABC transporter ATP-binding protein: protein MGVEVRTEGVTKSFGSQRIWQDVSLTLPSGEVSALLGPSGTGKSVFLKSLIGLLRPERGLIFIDRTDITTCSNKELYEIRKLFGVLFQDGALFGSMNLFDNVAFPLREHTKKNESEIKKIVMEKLELTGLLGAEGKLPGEISGGMRKRAGLARALVLDPQIILVDEPDSGLDPVRTSYLSQLLIDINAQIDATILIVTHNINLARTVPDNIGMLFRRQLVMFGPREVLLTSEEPVVKQFLNGRMIGPIGMSEEKDEAQMAREQALVDAGHHHGGAEEVEGIIPQMRATPGMPVRQAVLRRKERVREIMRTLPHAAQVAIRESLDEDGGDTQVLPAYTQAGPNYDGGTAELAARTW, encoded by the coding sequence TCCTTCGGTTCGCAGCGAATTTGGCAGGACGTATCTCTGACGTTGCCGTCCGGCGAGGTCAGCGCCCTGCTGGGCCCGTCGGGCACCGGTAAGTCCGTGTTCCTGAAGTCTCTGATCGGTTTGCTGCGCCCGGAGCGCGGCTTGATCTTCATCGATCGCACCGATATCACCACCTGCTCCAATAAGGAGCTCTACGAGATCCGCAAGCTCTTCGGTGTGCTGTTTCAGGATGGTGCGCTGTTCGGCTCGATGAATCTGTTCGACAACGTGGCGTTCCCGTTGCGCGAGCACACGAAGAAGAACGAGTCCGAGATCAAGAAGATCGTGATGGAGAAGCTGGAGCTGACCGGTCTGCTCGGGGCCGAGGGCAAGCTGCCCGGCGAGATCTCCGGTGGTATGCGCAAGCGTGCCGGTCTGGCCCGCGCCCTGGTGCTGGATCCGCAGATCATCCTCGTCGACGAGCCCGACTCCGGTCTGGACCCGGTCCGTACCTCGTACCTGTCGCAGTTGCTGATCGATATCAACGCGCAGATCGACGCCACGATCCTGATCGTCACGCACAACATCAACCTGGCCCGGACGGTGCCGGACAACATCGGCATGCTGTTCCGTCGCCAGTTGGTGATGTTCGGTCCGCGGGAGGTGTTGCTGACGTCGGAGGAGCCGGTGGTCAAGCAGTTCCTCAACGGCCGGATGATCGGTCCGATCGGCATGTCCGAGGAGAAGGACGAGGCGCAGATGGCGCGCGAGCAGGCGCTGGTGGACGCCGGTCACCACCACGGTGGCGCCGAGGAGGTCGAGGGGATCATCCCGCAGATGCGGGCGACGCCGGGCATGCCGGTGCGTCAGGCGGTGCTGCGGCGTAAAGAGCGCGTCCGGGAGATCATGCGCACGCTGCCGCACGCGGCTCAGGTCGCGATTCGCGAGTCGCTCGACGAAGACGGTGGAGACACGCAGGTGCTTCCCGCATACACGCAGGCCGGGCCAAATTACGACGGTGGCACAGCGGAATTGGCGGCGCGTACGTGGTGA
- a CDS encoding alpha/beta fold hydrolase, translating to MRGRLGESARTGQLEPLCPPARRHQADREVPISIRLCERTPLVSTAGAGYHVVAPDLRAFGRTTGWEGRYDADIAQFRNLNLVTDMVALLRALEIEWDAGVVGHDLGSAVAGYCAMVRPDVFRSVVMMSAPFAGVSALPWGQRTSPPAEDLSAALGSLTPPRKHYQPTSRHPKQTMTCQLHRRACTSS from the coding sequence ATGAGGGGGCGCCTCGGCGAATCTGCTCGGACCGGCCAGCTCGAGCCGCTGTGCCCGCCTGCGCGCCGACACCAGGCTGATCGGGAAGTCCCAATATCCATTCGGCTTTGCGAGCGAACTCCTCTGGTGTCCACGGCCGGAGCCGGATACCACGTTGTCGCGCCAGACCTCCGCGCATTTGGCCGAACTACGGGATGGGAAGGACGCTACGACGCGGATATCGCGCAGTTTCGGAATCTGAATCTGGTCACCGATATGGTCGCATTACTGCGAGCCCTCGAAATCGAGTGGGACGCCGGGGTTGTCGGGCACGATCTCGGCTCCGCGGTTGCCGGTTACTGTGCAATGGTCCGACCCGATGTTTTCCGCAGTGTGGTCATGATGAGTGCGCCGTTCGCCGGGGTGTCGGCACTGCCCTGGGGACAGCGGACGTCGCCTCCGGCGGAGGATCTGTCGGCGGCCCTCGGCTCGCTCACCCCACCCCGAAAGCACTACCAACCTACTTCGCGACACCCCAAGCAAACGATGACATGTCAGCTCCACCGCAGGGCTTGCACGAGTTCATGA
- a CDS encoding tripartite tricarboxylate transporter TctB family protein: MTSDGPERSHARIGISGPKGSDAEINKQRQGSNTVGSLSGWLREHAELGVVVLLAGSGALVIIDAMTMPVGYTQRGPVGPKAMPLAVGALLLVVAVTLAVDVLRGGRGEAEAGEDIDLATPPEWRTVLLLVGVFVGNIVLIDIVGFPISGALLFWGAAYALGSRHWLRDPLVAVALALVTYVVFVRLLDVPLPGGPLDGMI, encoded by the coding sequence ATGACCAGCGACGGACCGGAGCGCAGCCATGCACGAATAGGTATCAGCGGACCCAAAGGCAGCGACGCCGAAATCAACAAGCAGCGGCAGGGCAGCAACACCGTGGGGTCCTTGTCCGGCTGGCTGCGGGAACACGCCGAACTGGGAGTGGTTGTGCTGCTGGCCGGTTCAGGTGCGCTGGTGATCATCGATGCGATGACCATGCCGGTCGGCTACACCCAGCGCGGCCCGGTCGGTCCGAAAGCGATGCCGCTGGCCGTGGGTGCGCTGCTGCTGGTGGTCGCCGTCACGCTGGCCGTAGACGTGCTGCGCGGCGGACGAGGCGAGGCCGAAGCAGGCGAGGACATCGACCTGGCGACGCCGCCGGAATGGCGGACCGTTCTGCTGCTCGTCGGCGTGTTCGTCGGCAATATCGTGCTGATCGATATCGTCGGATTCCCCATCTCGGGTGCCCTGCTGTTCTGGGGCGCCGCGTACGCGCTCGGCAGCAGGCACTGGCTACGCGACCCGCTGGTCGCCGTCGCACTCGCACTGGTCACCTACGTCGTGTTCGTGCGGTTGCTCGATGTGCCACTGCCCGGCGGTCCGCTGGACGGGATGATCTGA